The Anopheles moucheti chromosome 3, idAnoMoucSN_F20_07, whole genome shotgun sequence genome contains the following window.
GCCGCATTACCGTCTCGAGGCACCCGGAGAAGAAAGAGTTGGAACGGCGGGAAATGCCCGGTAAAACCGAATGCCACCACTCATTACACCAGCGAGACCAATCGCTGGAATATCCAGGTCCGGTTCGTGCTGTGTCGCTGAACCGCACCGGACCATCCCTTAATCCCTCTGTTTCGCCAACAACTTTCGAAGTTTGCTGTCCCGTCGTTTATCAACCGATTCCATTCGTTCCGGCATCGTTCTATAACTTTTGGGCTTTCATTCAAACTCACGTCTCACGCGGATAAAGGAACGGATTTTGGGATGTTGCAATGTGCCTTGATCTACCATATGAAGGCGCTTTACACGCTTGCGGTCACGAACGGATGTCACACCGGATGATtgaatcgttttggatgtgaTTGTTTCTAACCTATTCAACGAATGCGTAATCTTTATCTGAAGGAGTATTCCTCATTCTTCACTTGCATCTTAATGTTACAGTATTGTTCAACTTACAAAGCTGTAAATTTAAGTTCTGCTCGCAGCGCGCTTTGCCATAAACCGTTGGAAAGATTTCAGTCGCCATAATGATACGTGCAACGGGTTGTTCTAtgagtgaaatatttcaacgaaataTTTCAACGTACGCAGCCAAACCGGTTCAAATGCATTGAATAAAAAGATTTTGATGctgatttgtttcgtttgttgaaaaatcgtttttaaaatgtatttctaGTTGTACTAGCAATTATTATACAACAGAAGAATTCCAATAATTCTTCCCatcaaatttttaaacatatacTTTAAcgattaataatatttatatgATCATGTAAGTatgattaataatattttaaatttatttgtaatGGGATTTTTAGACAAATCATTAAACGTAAAGAAACAGTAAATCCCATCCCAACCCATATAGAGCTATTGAattgcaatttttgcttaCTTAATTACACCATACGCATATTTGTAACACATTTTGTTAAGTGTATTTATCAATAACACGCAAACAGGAATTTTAATACATTTCTTGGTAATGCCTTATCAAACAATTACAAAATCTGGATaatgtcttgtacagaccttACTATAAAATAGAATTAATATGTGATTGTCGTACATTAACTTCCATTGCATTCGTGCTTAATTTTTCATCACCTGTTGAATTTATAAGAGTTAATGCAATAATGTTTGCAGGATTGATTCTAGTTATTCTGAATAGCTCTATAAATACAGTTCTTACGTattcttcatttctttcacATCTTTTTGATCCCACTCGAATAATATTTTACTAAACAGATTCTTGAGAATGTTTCTAAAGTTTACTATATTTTCTTAAATAATTTCATTGAAAAACAGGTCTACCCACATACGCAGCCATTTTTCTGTAACGCCTTTTTTCCCACCCCATGTGTATGTCTTCCATTGTATCTCACTCACTCGCTTCGTTTCCCTTTCtgtctatctctctctttctctcattcACCTGCGTTCCATTATTCACATTCAAGATGGCCGACCGGGTCTCACCtgggccatcatcatcgttcgcCATGGCGATCATCGCGGGTTTCAGTACGGCGCAGCCAGATTAAGATGGTTGctatgatggtggtgatgcaaATGATGGGGCGCATGCGAGTGATGCCCGGGATGGTGATGCGTTTGCAGGTGAgcatgaggatgatgatggccaCCACCGTTTAGGTTGTGTTGATGCAGTTGCCCTGCAGTGCTCGAGACCGTTCCACCGCCCGGTGAGGTTCCATTGGCAAGCATCGAATGGCCGACAGTTACGGCGCCGTACACGTCCGCTTTACAGTCCATCGAAGGGCCTTCGCTTTCCGTCACGCCACTTCCAACGATCACAACGCTCGTTTGTGCTTCATTGTTGCCCGCCATTGGGCCCGAACTCGCAAGGATCATGGAACCCAGCGTTGGGGAGCCGCCAGTGTTGTGGGATGGTGTCGTGCCCGCTGTTGACGATCCGGTTGGTGTTGAGGAGGTCGGAACTGAGACAGGTGGAGGCGCCATTTGTGAGAGAGAGGCTATTTTTAAACCTGTAGAAAGGATGAGAatggattattattattatttaaaaattcgtTAATTGGGCACCCTTACGTCTAACCTCAAGCGTCAAACATATTCAATGAATCAACAAGTTGTTCCGATTGCAAAGCAACCAAGAAACCTTTTTTACGTTCTATTTCTCATTCAACACCCTGCAACGTGCCCTACAACGTTTCTCTTAATGTTACTTGTCTCCAAACTTTTGAACGATTAGTTTTCTTTGCCGTTtctcttgttgcttttttgttgctcttcaCCCACTTCCTCGTAGCTAAAGCGTATTGagttaagaaaaaaatccccgaCCAGTGCTACAAACACGTCGACATAAGCATTAATGGAGTGAGCATGGCGTGGCACACAATCGAGGAGTGTGCCGCCCCGTCTCGCACTACTCTCCACCACCCCACGACCGTGGCCACAAATTTTGTCTACCGTGCATCGTAAATCAATAATCTTAATCGCAGCTAAAACGATACTTTCAACAGCTCTTAACCCAACCTCAACGCCACCACGGACAAATCTTTCTTCACACGTGtcacgatcacggtcgggctAAGTCGAAGGCCAgttacagtgtgtgtgtgtgtttgtcgttCGATCgggattgtgtgtgtttttttctctcctccgGTCGAACATCTTCAAGTGGCCAATTAATTCTAGCTCAACCCAGCAGAAACACCACAGAACACCCTACGATCCCCTGTGGAGTGATGAACGTGATACAAGAAATTATTGTTTCCTGGCCCGCCTGTGTTGGGAGTAACTTTATCCCAACGACTCCTTCGCTTCGATTTTGTTGCTCACTACTTGCGATCGTAAATCTACAGATTGGCCTTAAAACAGGGTAGATTTTTTAATTACACTTGCAATGAACAATGCCGAAGATTATTCACCACACTGGGGCAGGGATTTATGAcgggtagttttttttcctacggTCTCCAAAACTCCTTTAGTGTTCATTCTGCCAGGCGTTGCTTTAATCGACAGCCGAATAACGAACGATCGGTAACGTGACACCTTCAGCCAAACACAGGCGAGAAAATCGACCAGCTGGTCGATTACAGTTTATTGGAACATCTCAATGGCCATACAATGTCTACAGCGTTTGTACAGTGATCATGCGTTCGAAGATTGCTGACATAAAGAACTGTTCCCCACTTAGGAATAACTTGTCAGAACTGTTTCCAAATGTCGCATACGAATAGACTACAATGTGGAGTTAAAAAGACATTCTTTAACTTCTCAAATGCTGTTTCAATCTAGAGTTTGGCCCTTCGGGTGTTAGTTGAGACATTTAGAGGCAACTATTCTTCTCATCTTTCTAATCTTTAGGCATAAAAGGCTTTGACGGTTTTTATATCTGGAGGCGAATCCAATTTTGCTTTGGTTTAAGCGTACCTTAATTCGACAGTCGATGCCTAAGCTAGCGTACACAGACAGCATTAAATAACATTATCGGTTAATTAATATAGTATAAACATTGTAACGTAACTCCTTTCGAAGTTATTCGGAGCAAACAACTTGTACAGTTTGCCGTCCTGGACCCTATCTGGAGATAGCTCACTGCGTTCAACAGAAGCCTCTGTTCCAACCAAACAACAGCGTACATACAGATGGCAGAGTACAATTAAAACCACGACCTGTTCACTTAATGGTTAGAACACAATTACCACTTATTTTATTCTCCCAAAGCCTATTAAGGGCCCCTAAATGACCATCTTTGGACGGTCTTTGGAAAATTCGCCTCTACGTTGCAACACTTTTGTAAGGACGAAAAACGTAAATAATTGTTTATCTAACTGTCGAAAAAGTTCCCACGGCTACTTGTTAACTTACTCTATATGCATCGGCCTGTATACTATATAGACTTTGTATACTTCAATCAATAGGTAGATCAATAGGTAAGATCATTGAAGTGCTTTAACTGAGTAGGCTAGACCAGAACATCACATTTTATGAATGACAGTGCTGCAGTGACTAAAGAAGATCGAGGGGAAAAGTTACTTCATCGGTTCCACTGGTAGATCGGAACAATCGATCCAAGAAACACATGGACAAAATGGACATTGGAATTCGATTGTTTTCCTCGTCAGTCACATTTCAATAACCCCCAACAACATCTGCGATCTGAGGATTGACTAAAGGTGCTTTCAGGAAGCCTAACAGATGACGTGGGCTATTCGATAAACTGTGTAGGTGACGTGTTTTTTATGTCTACCACCAACACAGAATTGACATTGGCGTAACTTGCCTCATGTTGCCCACGAAAAAGATCCTTATGTGGATATTGATCAGTGGAAAGGTATTTTACTTTCGGTGATTTGAGACATGGTCAAAGGACTAAGCGAAATTGAGACTATCATCATTAAGACCACGAAAGAGTACGAGACCTGAAGGCAATCAAAAACATAACCAGTAGGAACTTTCATCCAATAATGTTGAAGCCTAAACAAAGAGGGACATACAATCCTCAAGATCCCGAAAATCATTCCATcatttttttagaaaattaaatgatgTCCTGTGcttatatttaatttgtttcttcCTTTATTCTTTGCATAGTTCTATAATCTTTGCATTAACTGATAAACATATTGCATAAATCATAGCAGTAATGTTATAATAAACAAGAATGTTATAATAAACTTATCCCTATTCTgaatttatcaaaaacatCTTATTTCCAACACTCACCAGCATCGAGTCCGTACGGTGATGCCGCATTGGTGAACGCGTAATTGCCATACTCCAGCACACCCGCTCCGGTCGTTTGCTGTCCGGGCGATCCCGGCGTCTGTAGCGCCTGTTCGTGCAGCGACGTGTGGGTTATCTTCGAATACTGGCTCAAACCATCCACGGCCGGATAGTGCCAGGAAGTGGTACCGGTTGCCGATGAATGTGTCTCCGGATAGCCACCCGTTTGATGTCCTCCACCTCCACCGCTGCCACCACCTCCGCTGCTACCCGTCGGTCCTTGGCCGATGACCGACGCGGGAGGTGGAATGCTGGCATAGTCCGCATAACCACCGTACGGTTGCGACAGATAACCGCCGGACAGTTCGGTCAGCTCGTACCCGGTGTTACCGGCCGGATAGAAGGCACTGCCGGCACCGTACCCCTTCAGCTGCTGCTTTCGCCGAAAGCCACGCGGGCGGCGCCGTAAGCTACCCTCGTCCTCGAACATATACTCGGCGGATGCATCGATCGTCCAGTAGTGACCCTTGCCCGGTTTGCCACACTCCTTCGGCAGCTTCTTGAAGCATTCGTTCAGGCTGAGATTGTGTCGAACCGAGTTCTTCCAACCGTTGTACTCTCCGTTGAAAAATTCATACCTGTGAAGCATTAGAGAAGCCTTGCTTGTATCAAAAAGGAGCTGTTTTGTAGCAATATTTCCTACACACAGAAAACAAGCGAAACATATCAGTAAACTATTGGACTGACAAACGGTTCCCATCAATAAAACGGGAATTTAGACCACCCGCGACTTTGCGTCACATGCGCTCTGGGCGAATACGAAATGTGTTTCACAGTTGTCTGTCGGAGGAGAGAAGTCTGGAACCAGCCAAAAATAGACATCAATATTCGCACGTAAAAGAGTTGTCAGATGATGTCATTCAGACTGTTTCCCGATTCAACTGCACAATGAACCCGATCTTCAAGGTGATCCTCAAACTTTTGCCCCCAGAAGTACTCACTTCGATTGCAGATACTTGTAGATTTCACTCAACGTTCGACGCCGGTGCGGTGAGTCCTTGATCGCCATCACGATCATGTTGATGTAGCTAAGCTGTGGCTTCTCCTGCCGACGGCCTCCGTTCGGTTTCTTCTGTCCttcaccacctccaccaccaccggttgTTCCATTTCCCGTCGTGCTGCTGAGCTGTTGCTCACCACCACCGTTCGTTCCATTGCTGGTGCTGGTTCCACTTTTCCGACTGGCATTCGTGCCACCGGTGGAACTCGCCACCGAGACCGGAGGAGTGATCGATGTGGAGCACGGTGATCCAAGATGGGACACCGGTGATACGGATGTGGATTTGGGCAGGTGAAGCGACACGTCCGCTATCGTTATGTGGCCACCGCTTGTACTGCTGGTCGCTTGTACCGAATGCTGCTGGCCACCGCCCATCCCGACGGCGTTGTTCTCGGTGCGTTGGCTCGTGCAGACACTACCGACGGAATCGCTCAGACCGCCGGATTCGTGCAGCTGTTGGTGGTGCGCGTGCAGATGATAATGCTGCGTGTGGTGCTGTTGATCCtgatgttgctgatgctgctgatgttgctgatgttgctgttgctgcactaCGAACGGATTCGTAACGATCGTGGAGGAAGTTGGTGACACATTGCCAGCACTAGCGCTGCTGCCATTGCTGCGTGACCGTTGCTGCCCCACCAGCGATCCGATCGCCAGATCTCCTCCGTAGCTCATCATTACCGAGGGAGAGCCCGCTCCCATCGATTCCCCGGACAGTTTGAGCGTATTGATCGAGCTTTCCAGCAGGTAGGCACCGGGAGCGCCACGGAGACATTCCGCGCCCGGTCCGGCACTATCCCCCGCAGGCAGCTCGGGATCGTTTATCTGCGAGATAAGGTACGGCGAACGGTGGTTGATGTAGTAGGAGGGCAGCTTGTCGAACGCATGATggggatgatggtgatgatgatacaTCGACGATATCTTGCCACTGTCACCTTCGAGCTTTAGTTCCAGGCTGCCCGGATACGCCACCGCACCGATGCCCGGCGGCGATACGTTACGGTCGTCCATCTCGTCCTTCACGTCGATACCTTGCCCGTGCTGCTGGTGCaggtgatgatgctgatggtgaGGTTGGAAATGGCCGTGGGCCTGCGGGTGATGCGACACCGGCTGGACGTGATGATGAAACGAAGAATGGTGATGATAGGGGTGGGTCATCATTGGACCACAGTTCCGTCCGTCgtcctgttgctgctgcagggCCGGATTCTCTATGATGTGCGCGGAAGCCATTACGATGTTTGACGAAAGAGGGCGATAGTGGTAACCACCGGAAGGattactaccaccaccaccaccaacgatAATCCCTTGCTCCTCACTAGCATCCaccatggaagaagccgtTTCCATATGTTCTTCGGTTTTAATCATACTTGAGGTACACTCCTCTATCACTGATCTCTGAACCTTTTCACGGTACAATAAAATCACTTCAACTCTTTGGTGACACTCACAAGAACCTTCGCATTACAATATTGAACATTCAACTATTTCACTCACTTTTGCACCGATTTCTTCATCACTCGAACTCGCTCGAATCGATCCGGGCTTTACACTCGTTCAGCACTGAGCCTGAGTGCCCCCGGCGTGCTCTGTTcgaaacgcgcgcgcgcgctcacgTCAAACCATTGGTATCGTCTTGCAACCGAAGCCAATCCACGACTAATCCACCCGTCCGCACTTGACGACGCGTAATGATCGACTAATTTGAGAAATCCTTttccgaaaaaacaaaataccacCGCCCAAAATGTAAACAACGGACGGACgcccgaccgaccgaccgaccgaccgaccggccGGATCGAACACCATTCGGGTCCCGTTGCCTCGCGATGCCCTGCCGTACGTACAGACCACCCCGTCGGTTTCAGGGGCCTCTGCCCTCTGCCTTTCGGCTTCCAGACGATCGAGCTGCCAAAAGGGAACGATCGCCCGCTCAAGCGTTTGCCCTGCCCTCTCGTTCGTCTCTCTGCCATGCCGGGCCGCTTCTTCTGCCACACAGCTCAACTCAACGGCACAGCATCTCCAGAACGATTCGCCTGCCGGAAGGCGGTGCTCGCTGCTCGGTGCTTTGTTTCACGCATCGTTTGAACCCATCAATGTAACGCTATACCATTTTATTACGCTTTTACGAGCTGCATTCACACATGTGTCCAGCCTGGCTGTGGTGAGGAAGCCTTCAACAGCCTCATTATTAGCATGAATCGCATTTCGTAAATTTGTAAAACTAATTCCCACTTAAAGGCGTCTTTAAAGCTTCTACCTTAGAACTAAACTCACAAAGCCATTCGTAGTGCCTGCTCCAGCAAGGGTTAACTTCTGCCTTTCACCCTGCTCAGCGTGCTTGCTTTTGCTttgccatttttatttttaattcccGCCAGTCTGCCATTGCTGCGTTGGCAATTTCTGCCCGGCGTGAACCGTTCCCAATTCCACAAAAACGCAACGCCATTCGCTCGCGGCAAGACGTCGGCTATCGTCGAGATCGTGATCGGGCTTAATTTATCTTTCCTGCCCGGTGCCGTAACCCGCGCCCGGGAAATGATCATCATCGTCGGCAGCTGGTGCTCGGTGCGTTTCTGCTGGTGGAAAACCCGTTTGGAAAGACAAATAGCTCGATTTAATGGATGGTATAGGCGGCGATTTGCTAACCCCGTGAACGTATAGGTGTAGACAGTCCGATGCTGCATATTGTGACGCTTCCAAGAGGCCAGCAGATACCGAAGGTAACCGGTCAATACCTTTCCCGAAACAATTGCCCAGGCACGCTCAAGCTGGAACCCATCCAACCCAGACAACCCCGGGGCTGAAGATGCGCACCCCAGACAGGACAGTCGCACTGCGCCGAAGCCGCAGCAGCCGTTTCCATTCGAAAAAGGCGGAGCTAGCGCGTTGTTGGATCGATCGTCGCCCACATTCACGTTCCGACTCTCCCCCACGCCGCAAGATTTACTGACAGCAGCATCCGAACCGCGCGGAATCTTCGTAAGAAAAGCACAATCAATCAACCCGGCATCACGCCACGGTGCACCAATCGCGTTCGTCTGAATTGAGTCCAACGGTCGGTAGAAAGGGTTCGCCCTTCCTTGCAAATGTCCTTCGCACATTAGTTTGGGttcgggtggttttttttttgtactgcgAAGCCATTAAACAACCGATCGTTGATGTGCTGCGATATGCGGAATTTTCAATTGGACGCTCGTCTGAATTAACCTAACGTCAAGTTAAGACTTTTTTCTGCTGTGCCTTCGCTGTGTGAAACGAATTCGTcaacaagatttttttttgttgtatttgaGCATCATCAACACTCGACACAAATTAATGAAGCATCATTTGTTTATGAAGGAGTCAAAAAAAGGTTTCATTTTTGAGCTAAATTTCTTGCCGTGTAAGCAGATTGTTGGGTACCGAATTAGGAAGGAAGAGAACATTAAAACTATAACTCTTTCTGAATGCCTTTCGATACGATGCAGTTAAGATGTGTACATTGAAAGCCAGTGAATTGAGTGTTATTTCATTCAA
Protein-coding sequences here:
- the LOC128304519 gene encoding forkhead box protein biniou, with the protein product MIKTEEHMETASSMVDASEEQGIIVGGGGGSNPSGGYHYRPLSSNIVMASAHIIENPALQQQQDDGRNCGPMMTHPYHHHSSFHHHVQPVSHHPQAHGHFQPHHQHHHLHQQHGQGIDVKDEMDDRNVSPPGIGAVAYPGSLELKLEGDSGKISSMYHHHHHPHHAFDKLPSYYINHRSPYLISQINDPELPAGDSAGPGAECLRGAPGAYLLESSINTLKLSGESMGAGSPSVMMSYGGDLAIGSLVGQQRSRSNGSSASAGNVSPTSSTIVTNPFVVQQQQHQQHQQHQQHQDQQHHTQHYHLHAHHQQLHESGGLSDSVGSVCTSQRTENNAVGMGGGQQHSVQATSSTSGGHITIADVSLHLPKSTSVSPVSHLGSPCSTSITPPVSVASSTGGTNASRKSGTSTSNGTNGGGEQQLSSTTGNGTTGGGGGGEGQKKPNGGRRQEKPQLSYINMIVMAIKDSPHRRRTLSEIYKYLQSKYEFFNGEYNGWKNSVRHNLSLNECFKKLPKECGKPGKGHYWTIDASAEYMFEDEGSLRRRPRGFRRKQQLKGYGAGSAFYPAGNTGYELTELSGGYLSQPYGGYADYASIPPPASVIGQGPTGSSGGGGSGGGGGHQTGGYPETHSSATGTTSWHYPAVDGLSQYSKITHTSLHEQALQTPGSPGQQTTGAGVLEYGNYAFTNAASPYGLDAGLKIASLSQMAPPPVSVPTSSTPTGSSTAGTTPSHNTGGSPTLGSMILASSGPMAGNNEAQTSVVIVGSGVTESEGPSMDCKADVYGAVTVGHSMLANGTSPGGGTVSSTAGQLHQHNLNGGGHHHPHAHLQTHHHPGHHSHAPHHLHHHHHSNHLNLAAPY